One Euphorbia lathyris chromosome 1, ddEupLath1.1, whole genome shotgun sequence DNA segment encodes these proteins:
- the LOC136205911 gene encoding clavaminate synthase-like protein At3g21360, whose product MEYSCKDFKVGKCEGEKLVDGEIIPLVLQPPQSNKSDLDSLYSSLKKNKEWFDDMITKNSAVLLRGFDVKKAEDFNEIVECFGWENIRYVGPAPRTHIYKRVYTANEGPLSEFIYYHHEMVLIKEFPKKVILFCEIPPPEGGETPFVPSFKVTEKMIQEFPELVEEIEKKGLRYTFSAPSNDNKGSMRGRGWEDAFGTSDPLEAERRAKALGMEMEWQEDGGVKTVLVPRALTRVFEGRKGRRMWFNTVVGMHGKELSSATMADGTELPDYFVKRCEEIIEEESIQFKWEAGDVLFLDNWATLHGRRPSLSPRKVLVATCK is encoded by the exons ATGGAGTACAGTTGCAAAGATTTCAAGGTTGGGAAATGCGAAGGAGAAAAGTTGGttgatggagaaatcatcccttTAGTCCTTCAACCTCCTCAGTCTAACAAATCTGATTTAGATTCACTTTACTCTTCTcttaagaaaaacaaagaaTGGTTTGACGACATGATAACTAAGAACAGTGCTGTTCTTCTCCGAGGTTTCGATGTCAAGAAAGCCGAGGATTTTAATGAAATTGTTGAATGTTTCGGCTGGGAAAACATCCGTTATGTCGGCCCTGCTCCAAGAACTCATATTTATAAAAGAGTTTATACTGCCAATGAAGGCCCTCTCTCCGAATTCATTTATTACCACCATGAAATGGTTTTG ATAAAAGAATTCCCGAAGAAAGTGATTCTTTTCTGCGAGATTCCGCCACCGGAGGGAGGAGAGACACCCTTTGTTCCAAGCTTCAAAGTGACGGAAAAAATGATACAAGAGTTCCCTGAACTTGTTGAAGAGATCGAGAAAAAAGGGCTCAGATACACTTTCTCAGCGCCGAGTAATGATAATAAGGGATCCATGAGAGGTAGAGGTTGGGAGGATGCTTTTGGAACTTCAGATCCTCTTGAGGCCGAGAGAAG GGCAAAGGCTCTGGGAATGGAAATGGAATGGCAGGAAGATGGAGGGGTGAAGACAGTATTGGTGCCAAGAGCATTAACAAGGGTATTTGAAGGAAGAAAAGGGAGGAGAATGTGGTTTAACACTGTTGTAGGTATGCACGGAAAAGAACTGAGCTCAGCAACAATGGCAGATGGAACTGAATTACCTGattattttgtgaaaagatgcgAGGAAATCATTGAAGAAGAAAGCATACAGTTCAAATGGGAGGCTGGAGATGTTCTTTTCCTCGACAACTGGGCCACTCTTCATGGAAGAAGGCCATCTTTGTCTCCGAGAAAAGTCCTTGTTGCCACTTGCAAGTAG